The nucleotide sequence GATCGCGCAGGGCACGTACAAGGCCTCGCACGACAAATACGCGACGAGCATGGACGAGCTTGTCAAAGTCGACCGCAACCTGCTCGACACGCCGAACGTCACGTTCGAGTGGATCGAAATCAGCGAAAGCGCGTACACGCTCAACGCCCGTCACAAGGCCGGAAGCCGCTGGTACACGGCTCACGACGATTGACGGCGTTGCGGCACTCTTGGGCCGCGTGATCGCGTTCGTCGCCTTTTCCCGTGCCGCGCCGCGCTCCCGTTCGCGTTCCTCGTCGTCGCCGACATTCGACGACGATGTGCTGACGCCTACAACTTCCCCACCAGGTCCTGTTGCATCTTTCGGAACTGCTCCGGCCGGCCGACGCAGATCAGCACGTCGTTTTCGGCCAACGGCGCGTCGGCGTGGGGCAGGGAGCGATGCGACCGCCCGTCATCGCCCGGATGACGCACCGCGACGCAGTTGATGCCGTATTGCGCGCGCAAATTCAGATCGCGCAGCGTGGTTCCGACAAGTTCGCCGCGGATCGCGATCTCGCGCATGTCGAGCCCCGGTTCGAGCGCGAGCTGCGTCGAGGCGTCGTCGGCGAACGCCGCGCGGATATGGCGATGGCCGAGCAACGATTGCCGCACCACTTCCTTGTGATACGCGGCGATGACATCCGCGCGCGAAAGCGTGCCCACCAGACGATTGTTGTGATCGACGATCGGCAATTCGTCGAGTTCGTGGCCGGCCATCGTCTCCAGGCAATCGGCAAGCGTGTCATCGGGCGCGTGGCGCGGCGGATCGCGGCTCATGACGTCGTCCGCGATGATGAGCGTCCCCAGGCCCTGTTCCTGAAGGATGTCCTTGATCGTGTAGAGATTCATCGTTCCCGTCAGAGATCCGTCCTCGTCGGTGACGTAAACGTGGCTTCGCGAGCCGCCGAGCATGATTTCCACCAGGCGCCGAAATGGTGTCGCGCGCGGCACCGTCGGGATGTCGCGGCTCATCACCGAGCGCGCCTCGAGCGAACGAAGGATGCTTTCCTCGCGCCCGCCGGTCAGCATGATGCCCTTGCGCGAAAGCTTGAGCGTGTAAATCGAATCGCGGGAAAGGATGCGCGCGACAACCGTCGACACCGCGCAGGTGAGCATGAGCGGAAGGATGATCGCGTAGCCGTCGGTCATCTCGAACACGATGAGAAGGGCGGTCAGGGGCGCGTGCGTCGTCGCGGAAACGACCGCGGCCATGCCGACGACGGCGTACGCCGCGGGCTCGAGGTCAAACGAGAAAAAGCCCTGAGCGAGAAAGCCGAACGCGCCGCCAAGTGCGCTGCCGATGACGAGGCTCGGAGCGAACACGCCGCCGGAGTTTCCGGCGCCCACCGAAACGCACGTCGCCAGCACCTTCGCGGCGACGAGAACGGCAAGGAATCCCAAGGCATATTCACCGAGGAAGATCGCGTCGATCACCTCGTAACCGACGCCGAACACCTGCGGAAATCCGTGACCGATGAATGCGACGCCGACGGCGCCGATGGCCGGGCGCAGCGGTTCGGGGATCTTTTTCAGCGCGTCGAACGTGTCCTCGAAAACGTAGAGCAGGCGCGAAAACCCGACCGCGACAAACCCGGCGGTAAGGCCCAGGAGGACGTAGGCGGGGATCTCGAGCGGCGACGCGAGAACGAAGTCGCGCTGGATCGTGAATGCCGGATTGTCGCCGAGCACCGCGCGGCTGACGATCGTCGCGACGACGCTCGACACCGCGAGCGCGGCCATGGATCCCACCGCGAAATCGACGAGTACGATCTCCATCGCGAAGAACATACCCGCGATCGGCGCGTTGAACGTCGCCGCGATGCCCGCGGCGGCGCCGCACGCGACAAGAAGCCGGGTCTGTTCCGGTCCGCGTTTCTGGAACTGGCCGAGACCGCTTCCAATCGCCGCGCCGATCTGCGCGATCGGACCCTCGCTTCCGAGACTCTGTCCCGAGCCGATGGAAATGGCGCTGGCGATCGTCTTGACGGCCGCGACTCGCTTGCGGATGGCGCCGCCCTTGCGCGCCACCGCCTCCATCACGTCAGGGACGCCGTGGCCTTTGGCCTCGCGCGCAAACCGGTAGACGATCGATCCGGACAGCAGCGAGCCGATGACGAGCACGGCGATTTTCAGCGCGAGCGGAAACTCTCCAATGTTGTGCAGAATCTCATGATTCGCCAGGTGGTGCGACGTCGCGCCGCCGGCCACCAGGAGCACGAAATGCTCGATCGCCTTGATCAGCTTGCGGAAAATCACCGCTCCGCCGCCGCCGGCAAGGCCGATGACGATGGCGGCAAACATCAGCCCGCCCTGGTACGAAAGGCGCACGCGGTCGAGGATCGGGCGCAGGAACGCGAGGCGGGGATGGCGCGTCAGGCGATGGAGTCGGCTTGGAAAGTTCGGCATGCGGCGGCCGTGGGCGGGGGCAAAACTAGGAGCGGCGCGATGCGCTGTCAATCGCGCCCGGTATGGGGCGCGCGTTCCCTATTCCCGCAAGCGCACGAGCTTGGCGAGCAGCCGGTCGACCTCGTCCTGATCGCGGATGAAAAACGGCGCTCGCGAGTCGGGGTCCGCCCCGACGCGCACCGAAACGATGTCCTCGTCGGGCAGCGCGAAGATGCTTTCATCGGTCACGTCGTCGCCGAGGAAAAAAACGACCGACGCGCCGATCTCGTCGCGCACGCGGCGCAAGGCGTCGCCCTTGTGCGGCGCGTCGGGTGGCGTCAGGTTGACGACGCACTTTCCGCCCGTA is from bacterium and encodes:
- a CDS encoding chloride channel protein encodes the protein MPNFPSRLHRLTRHPRLAFLRPILDRVRLSYQGGLMFAAIVIGLAGGGGAVIFRKLIKAIEHFVLLVAGGATSHHLANHEILHNIGEFPLALKIAVLVIGSLLSGSIVYRFAREAKGHGVPDVMEAVARKGGAIRKRVAAVKTIASAISIGSGQSLGSEGPIAQIGAAIGSGLGQFQKRGPEQTRLLVACGAAAGIAATFNAPIAGMFFAMEIVLVDFAVGSMAALAVSSVVATIVSRAVLGDNPAFTIQRDFVLASPLEIPAYVLLGLTAGFVAVGFSRLLYVFEDTFDALKKIPEPLRPAIGAVGVAFIGHGFPQVFGVGYEVIDAIFLGEYALGFLAVLVAAKVLATCVSVGAGNSGGVFAPSLVIGSALGGAFGFLAQGFFSFDLEPAAYAVVGMAAVVSATTHAPLTALLIVFEMTDGYAIILPLMLTCAVSTVVARILSRDSIYTLKLSRKGIMLTGGREESILRSLEARSVMSRDIPTVPRATPFRRLVEIMLGGSRSHVYVTDEDGSLTGTMNLYTIKDILQEQGLGTLIIADDVMSRDPPRHAPDDTLADCLETMAGHELDELPIVDHNNRLVGTLSRADVIAAYHKEVVRQSLLGHRHIRAAFADDASTQLALEPGLDMREIAIRGELVGTTLRDLNLRAQYGINCVAVRHPGDDGRSHRSLPHADAPLAENDVLICVGRPEQFRKMQQDLVGKL